In the Telopea speciosissima isolate NSW1024214 ecotype Mountain lineage chromosome 2, Tspe_v1, whole genome shotgun sequence genome, one interval contains:
- the LOC122649488 gene encoding uncharacterized protein LOC122649488, producing MYDAAQKRWASRVVASEANSKISIGPHRSEAGEDSEDTGIVYHGPISSTIKKVKLLSLSTCCLSVSLGPVITFMTAPDMNVILKGAVASSVIFLSATTTGALHWFVSPYVHRLRWQPGSDSFEVEMMTWLATFVSKTIKFADIRLPETNRPFVTFKANGEFYFIDSEHCHNKALLARLTPQKSESAFKNL from the coding sequence ATGTATGATGCTGCACAAAAGAGATGGGCTTCCAGAGTTGTAGCATCAGAAGCTAACAGCAAAATCAGCATTGGACCACATAGAAGTGAAGCAGGGGAGGACAGTGAAGACACTGGCATCGTTTATCACGGTCCAATTTCATCCACAATCAAGAAAGTAAAACTTCTGTCTCTCTCCACCTGCTGCCTATCTGTGTCGCTGGGCCCTGTCATAACTTTTATGACTGCACCCGACATGAATGTCATTCTGAAGGGAGCAGTTGCATCCTCTGTCATATTCCTCAGTGCTACTACCACTGGAGCCCTTCATTGGTTTGTGAGCCCTTATGTTCACAGGCTCAGGTGGCAGCCAGGCTCAGATAGCTTTGAGGTTGAGATGATGACATGGTTGGCTACATTCGTTTCAAAGACAATCAAGTTTGCAGATATCAGGCTTCCGGAGACCAACAGGCCTTTCGTGACATTCAAGGCCAATGGAGAATTCTACTTCATTGACTCTGAGCACTGTCATAACAAGGCTCTATTAGCAAGGCTAACTCCACAGAAATCTGAGTCAGCATTTAAGAACTTGTAA
- the LOC122649839 gene encoding elongation factor 1-alpha-like, with protein MGKEKVHINIVVIGHVDSGKSTTTGHLIYKLGGIDKRVIERFEKEAAEMNKRSFKYAWVLDKLKAERERGITIDIALWKFETTKYYCTVIDAPGHRDFIKNMITGTSQADCAVLIIDSTTGGFEAGISKDGQTREHALLAFTLGVRQMICCCNKMDATTPKYSKARYDEIVKEVSSYLKKVGYNPDKIPFVPISGFEGDNMIERSTNLDWYKGPTLLDALDLISEPKRPSDKPLRLPLQDVYKIGGIGTVPVGRVETGVIKPGMVVTFGPTGLTTEVKSVEMHHEALLEALPGDNVGFNVKNVAVKDLKRGFVASDSKNDPAREAANFTAQVIIMNHPGQIGNGYAPVLDCHTSHIAVKFAEILTKIDRRSGKEIEKEPKFLKNGDAGFVKMIATKPMVVETFSEYPPLGRFAVRDMRQTVAVGVIKSVEKKDPSGAKVTKSAAKKK; from the exons ATGGGTAAGGAAAAGGTTCACATCAACATTGTGGTCATTGGCCACGTCGACTCTGGAAAGTCGACCACCACCGGTCATTTGATCTACAAGCTTGGAGGAATTGACAAGCGTGTGATCGAGAGGTTCGAGAAGGAAGCTGCTGAGATGAACAAGAGGTCATTCAAGTACGCCTGGGTGCTTGACAAACTGAAGGCCGAGCGTGAACGTGGTATCACCATCGACATTGCCTTGTGGAAGTTCGAAACCACTAAATACTACTGCACTGTGATTGATGCTCCTGGCCATCGTGACTTCATCAAGAACATGATCACAGGTACCTCACAGGCTGACTGTGCCGTCCTTATCATCGATTCCACCACTGGTGGTTTTGAAGCTGGTATCTCCAAGGACGGTCAGACCCGTGAGCATGCCTTGCTTGCTTTCACCCTTGGTGTCAGGCAGATGATCTGTTGCTGTAATAAG ATGGATGCTACCACGCCGAAATACTCGAAGGCGAGGTACGATGAAATTGTGAAGGAAGTGTCTTCCTACCTGAAGAAGGTTGGTTACAACCCTGACAAAATCCCCTTCGTTCCCATCTCTGGATTTGAGGGAGACAACATGATTGAGAGATCCACCAACCTCGACTGGTACAAGGGTCCGACTCTCCTTGATGCTCTTGACTTGATCTCTGAGCCCAAGAGGCCCTCAGACAAGCCCCTCCGTCTCCCACTTCAGGATGTCTACAAGATCGGTGGTATTGGTACTGTGCCCGTCGGTCGTGTGGAGACTGGAGTAATCAAGCCCGgtatggttgtgaccttcggtCCCACTGGACTGACTACTGAAGTCAAGTCTGTTGAGATGCACCACGAGGCTCTTCTGGAAGCTCTCCCTGGTGACAACGTTGGTTTCAATGTTAAGAATGTTGCAGTGAAAGATCTCAAGCGTGGTTTTGTTGCTTCGGACTCTAAGAACGACCCAGCCAGGGAGGCAGCCAACTTCACCGCACAGGTCATCATCATGAACCACCCAGGCCAGATTGGAAATGGATATGCCCCTGTTCTTGATTGCCACACCTCTCACATTGCTGTCAAGTTTGCTGAGATCCTCACCAAGATTGACAGGCGATCTGGTAAGGAGATTGAGAAGGAACCCAAGTTCCTGAAGAACGGTGACGCCGGTTTCGTGAAGATGATTGCTACCAAGCCTATGGTCGTGGAAACCTTCTCTGAGTACCCACCACTTGGGCGTTTTGCTGTGAGGGACATGCGTCAAACCGTTGCTGTTGGTGTGATCAAGAGCGTGGAGAAGAAGGATCCCAGTGGTGCAAAGGTCACCAAGTCAGCTGCCAAGAAGAAGTGA